The Anaerobranca gottschalkii DSM 13577 genome includes the window TACCTTTAGAGTGAGCTAATTGAATAATTTCTTTAGTTTTTTGGATATTTTCTTCGATTGGGTAGTGGGAACCATCAAACATTACAGATGTAAACCCTGCTTCCATAGCTTTTATAGCTCCTTCATAACTACCATGGTCTAGATGGATTGCTACAGGAACTGTTATGTTTAATTCTTCAATCATGCCCTTTACCATACCAACAATGGTCTTATAACCGCCCATGTATTTACCGGCACCTTCTGATACCCCCAAAATAACAGGAGAGTTATTTTCTTGAGCAGTGGTAAGTATAGCCTTTGTCCACTCTAGGTTATTGATATTAAATTGTCCTACAGCATACTGACCAGCTCTAGCATCCTTTAACATTTTACTAGCAGAAACTAACATTAAATTACCTCCCAAAAATTTATTTGTCCTTTTTTATTATACCCTAATTTGGAGAAAAAGGAAGATTTATCATTACTTCTTTTTCCAAGAATCTTTTAAGGGAACGATTCTGTTAAAGACCAGCTTTTCTTTAGTGGTATATTTACTATCTACACAGAAATATCCTTGTCTGATAAATTGAAACTTATCTCCAATACTAGCATCTTTAATAGTAGGCTCAATTACACAGTTAGTTAATTTGATGAAGGATTGGGGGTTAATTTTTTCTTCCCATGTTTTAGTTTCATCTTTAAGTAAATCGTCATCTAAAAGCAAGCGATCATATAGATGGACATCTGCATATATACAGTTTTTAACAGGAACCCAGTGGATTGTTCCTTTTGGTTTTCTTTCATTAAAGCCACTACCACTCTTTGTTTGGGGATCATAAGTACAATGGAGTTCTACAATTTCACCCTGTTTATTTTTTATTACTTCGTTGCATTTAATAAAATATGCTCCCTTTAAACGAACTTCTACACCGGGGGATAACCGCTTAAATCCCTTTACCGGTTCTTCCATAAAATCTTCCCGCTCAATGTAAATTTCTCTACCAAAAGGCACCATTCTTGATCCTAATTGGGGATTTAGACTGTTATTTTCAATTTCTAAAAGTTCTTCTTCCCCTTCAGGGTAATTAGTGATGACTACTTTTAAAGGATCAAATACTGCCATTACTGTATTAACCTTTTCTTTGAGATCTTCCCTTAAGCAATGGTCTAACATAGATATATCTACTGTACTTTGATCTTTAGAAATTCCAATTTCCCCTAAAAAGCTGTGAATACTCTCTGGGGTATATCCCCTTCTTCTCAATCCTTTGATTGTCGGTAATCGTGGATCATCCCAGCCATCTACATAATTACCATAAACTAATTCTTTTAAATATCGTTTACTTGTTACTACACCGGTTAAATTAAATCTACCAAACTCCCTTTGTTTTGGTGGTTCAGGGATTTCTAGCTCTTTAAGGAACCATTCATATAAAGGGCGGTGGTCTTTAAACTCTATGGAGCATAGGGAATGGGTTACCCCTTCAATAGCATCTTGCAGAGGATGGGCATAATCGTACATTGGGTAAATACACCATTTGCTTCCCTGGCGATAATGTTCAGCATGAATGATTCTGTACATAACAGGATCCCTCATATTGATATTTGGTGAAGCCATATCAATCTTTGCCCTTAAAACTTTAGAACCAGCAGGGAATTCTCCGTTCTTCATCCTTTCAAATAAGTCTAAATTTTCCTCTACACTACGGTTTCTATATGGGCTTTCTTTCCCCGGTTCCGTTAGTGTACCCCGATATTCCCTTATTTCTTCAGGGGTTAGATCACAGACATAGGCCTTTCCCTTTTTAATCAATTGAACTGCATATTCATAAGTCTTTTCAAAGTAGTCGGATCCATATAAAATTCTATCTGGTATAAACTTTAGCCAATACATATCATCAATAATCGCTTGGGCATACTCTTCCTTTTCTTTTAAAGGGTTAGTATCGTCAAATCTAAGATTAAAGGTACCACCAAACTTTTTAGCAATTGTATAGCTAATATTGATGGCATAAGCACTACCTAAATGTAAATATCCATTAGGCTCCGGTGGAAAACGGGTACATATTTCTCTACTGTATGTACCATCTTTTATATCCCTTTCAACTTCTAAATGGAGAAAGTTATAAGCTAAGGGATCTTTAACCACATTATTTTCTTCAGCCATAAATATAACCTCCTTTATTATTTAAAAATTATTTATAAAATAAAAACTTTCGTCGCCAAGACCTTAAGCCTTGGGGACGAAAGTTGCTTTCGCGGTGCCACCCCAATTTATCAATATGTCACCATATTGATCTTAGAAGGTATATCAATACCTATGCTCTATAACAGGAGCTACTGTCACAGCATCCCCTTTAAGCTTAAAGGTTCCGTGTGAAGCTCAGAGCCTTGGTTCAATTAAATGTTCATACTCCTTTCCAGCTACCGGAGCTCTCTGGCAAGAACAAATTTAATCTACTCTTCTCATCATCGCCATAAAATATTCAATTATTTAATATTAGTTTTTAACTTTTGGTGTAATATATACTATCAAAGGTGGATTTTCTTGTCAATAAATACTCTAAAAATTTAGTGTTTTAAACCAAGGGCAAGTATGACCATCTACGCTATATTTACATCTAGGTTTACAATGATAACATAAATTTACATCTTCACCTTTTATAGCTTTATTTGTCCAGTTAGGATCAGCTAATAAAGCTCGTCCTACTGCAACCATATCAATTAAGTCATTTTCTAAAAGATATTCTGCTTCCTTTGGCACCCTTATACCAAATACACAAGCTACTGGAATATTAACAGCTTTCCTGATTTCTACACCCATATAAGTGATAAAAGAAAAGGGGAAATCCTTTGGTACATCTAAATTTTTGATACCAATACCATTAGAGACATTTAAAATATCTACACCTGCTTTTTCTAATTCCTGAGCTAAATATTTATCTTCAACAAAAGTAGGGTCATTTACTCCAAAGCGATAACCAATTATGAAGTCTTGTCCACAAGCTATTCGTATAGCACTGACAATTTCTAAAGGTAACCTAAATCTATTTTCCATGCTACCGCCGTAGAGGTCATCCCTTTTATTTATTAATGGTGAAGTAAATTGATTGAGGAGATAGCTGTGGGCACCATGAATCTCGACACCGTCAAGGCCAGCTTTTTTAGCACGGATTGCCCCGTTTATAAAGTCCTCTTTTACCTTCTCTATATCCTCTAAAGTCATAGGTATGTATTGGGTAGAATTATCTTTAGTATTATTTTCTTCAATAGGAGAAGGAACTAAAACTTTATCACCTACTGATTTCATACCAGCGTGAACAATTTGAAGAATTACTTTAGTTCCTTCTTGATGACACTTTTGGGCTATCTTAGCGAATTGAGGTATGTGTTCATCTTTCCAAATTCCCAATTGACTAGTGGCTAATCGCCCTTCTTTAGAAACGGCAGCAGCTTCAATAATTATTAGTCCTGTACCTCCTTCAGCCCTTAGACCATAGTGTCGTTGACGGTCAACGGTTTGGAAACCATCATCATCGGCCCAGTTAAAACAGACAAGGGGTGGCATTAAAATCCTATTTTTTATCTCTTTACCGTTGATGAGGATAGGTTTACTAATAACAGTTGCCATATAAAAACCTCCTAAACTTTTTACCTTAATTATACACTAAAAAGAAAAAAATAAAATATAATGGGGGAAATATATTAATTAGCAAAAAAGGTGATATAATAAGGGAAAATAAATCAAAGTGATTCTGAAAGGAATGTTGCAGATGAAAAAGGATAAAGAAAATTGGCAGATATTAGAAAGATTAAAACCCTTTATTAAAGAGGCTTGGGAGAATCATAAATTTTCTAAACCAACTCCAATACAATTAGAAAGCATACCCCATATTTTAGAAGGAAAGGATGTAATAGCCCATTCTCCTACCGGTACTGGAAAAACTTTGGCCTACATAATTCCTTTGTTAGAAAAAATAGATCCTAAGAATAAAACAGTTCAAGGGTTAATTTTAGCACCTTCCCACGAACTAGTGATGCAAATTTATGGAGTAATAACAGAATGGTCCCAAGGCTCTGAAATAAAAGCTATTCCATTAATTGGAGGAGCCAACATAAATAAGCAAATAGAAAAGCTTAAAGAAAAACCTCAAATAGTTATCGGTTCAGTAGGCCGGGTAATAGAGTTGATGAACCTGAAAAAGTTGAAATTACATGGAATAAAAACTATTGTACTAGATGAATTTGATGCACTGATGGCAAAAGAACATATAAATAAAATTAAAACTATTGTCGATGCCACATTGCGTGATAGGCAAATCTTATGCTTTTCCGCAACTTTGCCAAGGGAAGTAGAGGAACTTGCGTTAAGCTTAACTAAAAATCCTCAACTGATTCAAATCAAAAAAGAAGAAAGTGGTAGTAATACCCAACATTTTTATATCGAAGTAGAAGGAAGAAAAAAGGTAGATATCTTATCTAAAATATTGAAGAATGAAAAAATGAAAGTTCTATGTTTTGTCAACAACCATCATAAACTTTTAGAACTAGAAGCAAAATTGACCTTTAAGGGCCATACATTCAAAGTTCTATCAAGTAATACAGGGAAAAGGGAAAGGGTTGATGCTATCCAAAGTTTTAAAAAGGGAAAAATTTTAATATTATTGGCTACAGAAGTTTCTGCTAGAGGACTAGATATTCCTGGGATAACCCATGTGATAAACTTCGATTTACCTTACGATGAAAAAGGATATATCCATAGAAGTGGAAGATGTGGGAGAATGGGTGCTAAAGGGACAGTTATCTCTTTAGTAACAAAAAATGAAAGCCTTCAGTTAAAGAGAATTTGCCGTAAAATAAAAGGAATATCATTAAAAGAAAAAGTGCTATCCTTTGGTAAACTGGTAGATTCCCAATAATTTTTCTTCCTCTATTTTTAAAAATTTAAACAATAAAGAACTAGCTTTACTTAGTTAGCAAAGCTAGTTCTTCTTCTGTTAAATGTCGATATTGACCTAATTTCAAATTTTCATCTAACTTTAAATCACCCATGGCAATACGTTTAAGATAAATTACCCTTTTACCTACTGCCTGAAACATCCTTTTTACCTGGTGAAACTTGCCCTCATAAATGGTTAATTGGATTTGGGAAATTTCCCCTGATTTAATTATTTCTAACTGGCCAGGCATTGTGCGATAACCATCATCTAAAGTAACACCTTTGCTAAAGATTTCAACATCCCTTTGAGTTACTTCACCTAAAACATCGGCATAGTAAATTTTAGGTACCTTTTTTTTAGGGGAAGTGAGTTTATGGGCTAGTTTCCCATCATTAGTTAAGAGGAGAAGACCCTCAGTATCTTTATCTAACCTACCAACTGGAAAAGGTTTAAAGGCTTTATCTTCTTCTTTTAAAAGGTCTACTACCACTGGATCTCGATCATCTTCAGTAGCCGATAATACACCCGGTGGTTTATTCATCATAATATAAATGAATTCTTTATAAATAACAGGTTTACCACTCAAAATAATTTCATCACAATAGGGATCAACGTAAGCTGAGGGATCATTAGCCAATTCTCCATTTATAGAGACTTTACCAGCTTTAACTAACTTTTTTATATCTTTTCTCGAACCAAAGCCCATATTAGCTAATACTTTATCTAATCGCATCTTTTTACCCATTCTTCATTTCTCCTTCTTCATATTTCCAACCAGGGGGATACTCATTTTTCAACCATAGGTCTGAACTTTTAGCCCAACCTAGTGGATAATGATCTATAGAAATTAGATGCCAACCTTTAGGCCACTTAATTCCTTCAAGGGAAATTGTCTCACCTTTTAAGTATCGGATAGCTAAGTTTAGGTCCTTTTCATTATTAGAATTTAAGTGTACTATCTGGACCCCTTTTTGACATTGATCTTTGTTTATAGCCATTGCTAGAGCTTGACTAGGTTTAAAACGGCCTTTTTGGATAGTACCTAAAAGAAAGCCAGATCTTAAAACCTTTAAGCCTTTCAAAGACGGCAAATCTTTATTTTCCCAAAGAATATGTCCTTTTCTCTCTACTAAAAACCCATTATCAGGTAGAAGAGAAAATATAAAGGAAGGATCTTTCCAAATATCCATACTAAAATCTTTAAGGGCGTCCAATGATTGTTTATCTAAGGTATAACTATTTTTATCTTGTGAACTTGCTGGTGAAATATCTCTGGTATCCTTTAAAACAGAGACAAAATGCCCTTCTCCTTTAGCTAGATGGGGCCAAATCCTTTGACTTTTTTCCAATGAGAATTGGGGATAAGATTTGAGAAAATTATTTACTTGAAACTCATTTTCCTCTGGGGAAAAAGTGCAAGTAGAATACACCACCGTTCCACCAGGTTTAATTAGTTTAGGTATCCAACTCAAAATCTCCCTTTGCCAATGGACATATTTATTAACTTCTTCTTCACTCCAAACCTTGATCATTTGGGGATCTTTTCTAAACATTCCTTCACCGGAACAAGGGGCATCAACTAGTATTTTATCAAAAAAGCTTTGGAAATATTGGGCAATATTTTGAGGACTTTCATTTAGAACTAGAATATTTTTTACTCCATATCGTTCTATGTTTTTTAATAAAATTTTACTTCGCCGTTCATTGATATCATTAACTACTAGAAGGCCAGTATTATTTAACTTGGCAGCTAATTGTAAAGATTTTCCTCCAGGAGCTGCACAAAGGTCTAATACTTTATCATAGGGCTGGACATCCAACAACTCTGCCGGTAACATAGCACTAGGTTCTTGAATATAGTAGAGGCCGGCATAGTAATATGGATGTTTAGCAGGTCTGTATTTCTCATCATCGTAATAAAAACCATCACTACACCAAGGTATTTGATCTTTAAGGTATGGTAGTTTTTCTGATAGTTCTTGGGAGCTGATTTTCAATGAATTTGCTCTAAGACCTGAGTTTTTTGGTTGATTATAGCTGTCTAGGAAACTAGGAAACTCTCCCTTTAATAATTCTTCCATTTTCGTTAAAAAGGGTTTTGGTAGCTCCATAAAAATAACCTCTTTTCTTTTACTAAATATAACTAAATTTTATAATACTTTAAGGGATTTTTCTAGATTAATAATAGTAATTACCGGTATAAAGTTATTAGATGTGTTAAAATAATAATAAAAAATTTAACAAAAAGGTCAGGGATTGAAGGTATGGAAAAAAGTTATATGTTAAATAATTATAAGATTATAGGTAATCAATTTAGGGAGAAAAATCAATTAGATAAAGCTTTAAAATACTATTTGAAAGGGTATAATCTCTATGGTGGTGAAAATGATCCTGAATTATTGCTAGAATTAGGGTTGTTATTTGGGGAAATAGGTGATCTGGCTCAAAGTGAAAAAATTTTAAAACGGTTAACAGAAATAGATCCTCAAAATCCCAGTGGTTACTATAGTTTAGCCATTACATTAGAAGAAATAGGTGAAATACATAGAGCCATTGAAAGTTATAAAAAGGCAATTGAATTAGATCCTAAGTATTATCATGCCCATTTTTTTCTGGCTAACATTTATGATGAATTAGGTGATAAAGAAAAAGCAATAATCCATTATAAAAAAACTATTGAGATAGAAGAAAATTACTTTTGGGCTTATGTAAATTTAGGTTCAATTTATGAAGAACTGGGGGATTATCAACAAGCATTGGAATTGACAGAAAAAGCACTTAAAATAGATGGAACCAATTATAAAGCTCTATTTAATTTAGGTGTAATTCACAAAAAATTAGGAAATATAGAAAAGGCAAAGGAATATTACTTAAGAAGTATTGAAGAAAACCCCTATTATCCTTATTCCTATTTTAACTTAGCCCATATTTACGGGGAAGGAGGGGATTATTTAACAGGTATTAAATTATTGTCAGAAGGGATAAAGAAGAATAAAGATATAGCGGTCCTTTACTATAATCGGAGTTGTTATTACGCTTTAATAGGTAAAAAAGAAAATGCTTTACGGGATTTAATTACAGCGACTCGACTTGATGAAAAGTTAATATCATACATGAAAAAAGATAAAGAGCTTGATAGTATTAGGGATATGAAAGCTTATAAACTACTTTTTGAAGAATAGGAAAATAACCGGTGGGTCACCACCGGTTTATAAATATTCCCTTTTTACCAAATAATATAATAATAGGAAACCTAAAATTACAAAAATAATGGTAAATAAAACTTCAGTGAGTATTGACTCCATTTTTATTCTCCTTCAAGAATTTTTCAATATATATATTTCCTCATAAGTATTTAAATAATTACAGAATAAATAAAAAAAAACTCTAATGAAAAAATGGGGTGTAATTATGGAATTTTTAGAGGTAATAATTCAAACAGTATTAGCTTTTTTTACAATATTGTTTGTAACCAGGTTATTAGGTAGGCAACAGATTTCTCAACTAACACTCTATGAATACATAAATGGCATTACCTTTGGATCTATTGCAGCAAATTTAGCTACAGACCTAAATCAAAAAACTTATCAGCATCTCGTTGGCTTAGTCCTTTTTGGAGCTTTAACAGGTTTGGTATCATATATATCTTTAAAAAATCGCCCTTTT containing:
- a CDS encoding glutamine--tRNA ligase/YqeY domain fusion protein — translated: MAEENNVVKDPLAYNFLHLEVERDIKDGTYSREICTRFPPEPNGYLHLGSAYAINISYTIAKKFGGTFNLRFDDTNPLKEKEEYAQAIIDDMYWLKFIPDRILYGSDYFEKTYEYAVQLIKKGKAYVCDLTPEEIREYRGTLTEPGKESPYRNRSVEENLDLFERMKNGEFPAGSKVLRAKIDMASPNINMRDPVMYRIIHAEHYRQGSKWCIYPMYDYAHPLQDAIEGVTHSLCSIEFKDHRPLYEWFLKELEIPEPPKQREFGRFNLTGVVTSKRYLKELVYGNYVDGWDDPRLPTIKGLRRRGYTPESIHSFLGEIGISKDQSTVDISMLDHCLREDLKEKVNTVMAVFDPLKVVITNYPEGEEELLEIENNSLNPQLGSRMVPFGREIYIEREDFMEEPVKGFKRLSPGVEVRLKGAYFIKCNEVIKNKQGEIVELHCTYDPQTKSGSGFNERKPKGTIHWVPVKNCIYADVHLYDRLLLDDDLLKDETKTWEEKINPQSFIKLTNCVIEPTIKDASIGDKFQFIRQGYFCVDSKYTTKEKLVFNRIVPLKDSWKKK
- a CDS encoding NADH:flavin oxidoreductase, with protein sequence MATVISKPILINGKEIKNRILMPPLVCFNWADDDGFQTVDRQRHYGLRAEGGTGLIIIEAAAVSKEGRLATSQLGIWKDEHIPQFAKIAQKCHQEGTKVILQIVHAGMKSVGDKVLVPSPIEENNTKDNSTQYIPMTLEDIEKVKEDFINGAIRAKKAGLDGVEIHGAHSYLLNQFTSPLINKRDDLYGGSMENRFRLPLEIVSAIRIACGQDFIIGYRFGVNDPTFVEDKYLAQELEKAGVDILNVSNGIGIKNLDVPKDFPFSFITYMGVEIRKAVNIPVACVFGIRVPKEAEYLLENDLIDMVAVGRALLADPNWTNKAIKGEDVNLCYHCKPRCKYSVDGHTCPWFKTLNF
- a CDS encoding DEAD/DEAH box helicase, whose amino-acid sequence is MKKDKENWQILERLKPFIKEAWENHKFSKPTPIQLESIPHILEGKDVIAHSPTGTGKTLAYIIPLLEKIDPKNKTVQGLILAPSHELVMQIYGVITEWSQGSEIKAIPLIGGANINKQIEKLKEKPQIVIGSVGRVIELMNLKKLKLHGIKTIVLDEFDALMAKEHINKIKTIVDATLRDRQILCFSATLPREVEELALSLTKNPQLIQIKKEESGSNTQHFYIEVEGRKKVDILSKILKNEKMKVLCFVNNHHKLLELEAKLTFKGHTFKVLSSNTGKRERVDAIQSFKKGKILILLATEVSARGLDIPGITHVINFDLPYDEKGYIHRSGRCGRMGAKGTVISLVTKNESLQLKRICRKIKGISLKEKVLSFGKLVDSQ
- a CDS encoding pseudouridine synthase; this encodes MGKKMRLDKVLANMGFGSRKDIKKLVKAGKVSINGELANDPSAYVDPYCDEIILSGKPVIYKEFIYIMMNKPPGVLSATEDDRDPVVVDLLKEEDKAFKPFPVGRLDKDTEGLLLLTNDGKLAHKLTSPKKKVPKIYYADVLGEVTQRDVEIFSKGVTLDDGYRTMPGQLEIIKSGEISQIQLTIYEGKFHQVKRMFQAVGKRVIYLKRIAMGDLKLDENLKLGQYRHLTEEELALLTK
- a CDS encoding RsmB/NOP family class I SAM-dependent RNA methyltransferase: MELPKPFLTKMEELLKGEFPSFLDSYNQPKNSGLRANSLKISSQELSEKLPYLKDQIPWCSDGFYYDDEKYRPAKHPYYYAGLYYIQEPSAMLPAELLDVQPYDKVLDLCAAPGGKSLQLAAKLNNTGLLVVNDINERRSKILLKNIERYGVKNILVLNESPQNIAQYFQSFFDKILVDAPCSGEGMFRKDPQMIKVWSEEEVNKYVHWQREILSWIPKLIKPGGTVVYSTCTFSPEENEFQVNNFLKSYPQFSLEKSQRIWPHLAKGEGHFVSVLKDTRDISPASSQDKNSYTLDKQSLDALKDFSMDIWKDPSFIFSLLPDNGFLVERKGHILWENKDLPSLKGLKVLRSGFLLGTIQKGRFKPSQALAMAINKDQCQKGVQIVHLNSNNEKDLNLAIRYLKGETISLEGIKWPKGWHLISIDHYPLGWAKSSDLWLKNEYPPGWKYEEGEMKNG
- a CDS encoding tetratricopeptide repeat protein, producing MEKSYMLNNYKIIGNQFREKNQLDKALKYYLKGYNLYGGENDPELLLELGLLFGEIGDLAQSEKILKRLTEIDPQNPSGYYSLAITLEEIGEIHRAIESYKKAIELDPKYYHAHFFLANIYDELGDKEKAIIHYKKTIEIEENYFWAYVNLGSIYEELGDYQQALELTEKALKIDGTNYKALFNLGVIHKKLGNIEKAKEYYLRSIEENPYYPYSYFNLAHIYGEGGDYLTGIKLLSEGIKKNKDIAVLYYNRSCYYALIGKKENALRDLITATRLDEKLISYMKKDKELDSIRDMKAYKLLFEE